In Alicyclobacillus macrosporangiidus CPP55, a single window of DNA contains:
- the pstB gene encoding phosphate ABC transporter ATP-binding protein PstB, producing the protein MSKSISVENLRAWYGDHLTLKGITMELEANRATAIIGPSGCGKSTFIRCLNRLHETVPHGRVTGSIKLGDEDLYSMDPVDVRRVVGMVFQKANPFPTMSIFENVALGLRLGGVRSKAEIIERVEKSLRMAALWDEVKDRLREPATALSGGQQQRLCIARALAIEPEVLLMDEPTSALDPGSTLRVEELVQELKSSYTIVIVTHNMQQAARVADKTAFFLNGELIEYADTATIFTKPSDKRTEDYVTGRFG; encoded by the coding sequence ATGAGCAAATCCATATCGGTAGAGAACCTTCGTGCATGGTACGGGGATCACTTGACACTCAAGGGCATCACCATGGAACTGGAGGCCAATCGGGCGACCGCCATCATCGGTCCGTCCGGATGCGGGAAGTCCACCTTCATTCGGTGTCTGAATCGCCTGCACGAGACCGTGCCGCACGGCAGGGTCACTGGCAGCATCAAACTCGGGGACGAAGATCTGTACAGCATGGATCCGGTTGACGTGCGGCGAGTGGTCGGCATGGTGTTTCAGAAGGCAAATCCTTTCCCCACCATGTCGATTTTCGAAAACGTGGCGCTGGGCTTGCGGCTCGGCGGAGTGCGGAGCAAGGCGGAAATCATCGAACGCGTGGAGAAAAGCCTTCGGATGGCCGCGCTGTGGGACGAAGTGAAAGACCGCTTGCGGGAGCCTGCGACCGCACTGTCCGGCGGTCAGCAACAACGCCTGTGCATCGCGCGCGCCTTGGCGATTGAGCCGGAAGTCTTGCTGATGGATGAACCCACCTCGGCGCTCGACCCGGGTTCGACCTTGCGCGTCGAGGAGCTGGTGCAGGAGCTCAAGTCGTCGTACACGATCGTGATCGTCACCCACAACATGCAGCAAGCCGCCCGGGTCGCGGATAAAACGGCGTTCTTTCTCAACGGGGAGCTGATTGAATACGCCGATACCGCCACCATATTCACCAAGCCGTCCGACAAGCGGACGGAAGACTACGTCACAGGACGGTTTGGATAA
- the phoU gene encoding phosphate signaling complex protein PhoU yields MQKRQAFDVALSQLQLKLLEMGEQVQQAVRGAMDALKTLDPVKGQRVVDGDRDINLQENEIVDLCVRLIATQQPVAGDLRKIVAGMRIAGDLERMGDLAVDVAKTAVRLQGQQLIKPLIDIPRMAQLCDQMVSDALQAYVQGNVTLARKLAEQDDEIDHIYRKVVEELFTLSAEKPDVVSQAMSLAFVGRYLERIGDHATNIGESVIYIVSGERSDLN; encoded by the coding sequence ATGCAGAAACGTCAGGCTTTCGACGTCGCGCTGAGTCAACTCCAGTTGAAACTGCTCGAGATGGGCGAGCAAGTGCAGCAAGCCGTGCGGGGCGCCATGGATGCCCTGAAGACGCTGGATCCCGTCAAAGGCCAGCGAGTGGTCGATGGAGATCGGGACATCAACCTTCAAGAAAACGAGATTGTGGACTTGTGCGTTCGGCTGATTGCGACGCAGCAGCCTGTGGCCGGCGACCTGCGCAAGATCGTGGCGGGGATGAGGATTGCGGGGGATTTGGAGCGCATGGGGGACCTGGCGGTGGACGTGGCCAAGACCGCCGTCCGACTGCAGGGCCAACAGCTCATCAAGCCGCTGATCGATATCCCGCGCATGGCGCAGCTGTGTGATCAAATGGTGTCCGACGCACTCCAAGCGTATGTGCAGGGTAACGTCACGTTGGCCCGAAAGCTGGCCGAGCAGGACGACGAGATCGACCACATCTACCGGAAGGTGGTCGAAGAGCTGTTCACCCTGAGTGCGGAAAAGCCGGACGTGGTATCCCAGGCGATGTCGCTGGCGTTTGTCGGCCGCTATTTGGAGCGGATTGGGGATCACGCGACGAACATCGGAGAGAGCGTCATCTACATCGTGTCTGGCGAAAGGTCTGACCTGAATTGA
- a CDS encoding response regulator transcription factor has product MDAACKPPTVLIVDDEESIQKLVAYNFRRAGFETEIMGNGRDAYERMRTDDGTLAIAILDISLPGMDGMEVCKHLRQEHVWTPIILLTARDDELDRVLGLELGADDYVTKPFSPRELVARARAVLRRVEDRREDAPDASLTDDCVSAGDIVLCVSRHEVTVAGRPVDLTPKEFDLLRYLILHQDHVLAREQLLQQVWGYAYTPDTRIVDVHISHLRDKIEPNPKQPIYIRTVRGVGYRFTGGSRSRRES; this is encoded by the coding sequence ATGGACGCGGCATGTAAGCCACCCACGGTTTTGATTGTGGATGATGAGGAATCGATTCAAAAACTGGTGGCCTACAACTTTCGGCGCGCGGGGTTCGAAACGGAAATCATGGGCAATGGGCGCGACGCGTACGAACGGATGAGGACGGATGATGGGACCTTGGCCATCGCGATCCTGGACATCAGTTTGCCCGGCATGGACGGTATGGAGGTGTGCAAACACCTGCGCCAGGAGCACGTGTGGACGCCCATCATCCTGTTGACGGCGAGAGATGACGAATTGGACCGCGTCCTCGGTCTTGAACTGGGCGCGGACGATTACGTGACCAAACCGTTCAGCCCGCGCGAACTGGTGGCGCGGGCTCGCGCTGTACTGCGCCGCGTTGAGGACCGGCGGGAAGATGCGCCGGATGCCAGCCTGACAGACGATTGTGTTTCCGCGGGCGACATCGTCCTGTGTGTGTCGCGTCACGAGGTGACGGTTGCCGGCCGGCCGGTGGATCTCACGCCCAAGGAGTTCGATTTGCTGCGCTATTTGATCCTTCATCAGGACCATGTGTTGGCGCGAGAGCAACTGCTGCAGCAGGTGTGGGGATACGCCTACACGCCGGATACCCGTATTGTGGACGTGCACATTTCTCACCTTCGCGACAAAATCGAGCCCAATCCCAAGCAACCCATCTATATTCGAACCGTGCGCGGCGTCGGTTACCGGTTCACAGGCGGGTCCAGGTCCCGCCGTGAATCATAG
- the pstS gene encoding phosphate ABC transporter substrate-binding protein PstS has product MLKSRLAGVALALSAVIATAGCGAATNNTANTGNAAQNTTGGATSAPITINETGSSLLYPLFNGQWIEAYKSVDPNVSITAASTGSGTGIAQAIAGTVQIGASDAYLSDAQMQQNPSMVNIPLAISAQQVMYNVPGLTGDQHLKLSGDVLANIFSGKVKFWDDAAITSLNPGVKLPHQQIIPVHRSDGSGDTFLFTQYLSDTSADWKNTVGYGTTVSWPAVAGGIGAKGNDGVVHALASNKYSIGYVGISWLDKATQQGLGYAALKNKDGNFVLPTQENIQAAAQAGVSNVPDDERVSLIDEPGAKSYPIINFEYAIVNTKQPADMAAALKKFLNWAIDPNGGNKDQYLSPVHFLPLPAQIESKSQAQINKIGG; this is encoded by the coding sequence ATGTTGAAGTCTCGATTGGCCGGTGTAGCCTTGGCGTTGTCGGCGGTCATTGCCACCGCGGGCTGTGGAGCGGCCACCAACAATACGGCCAACACAGGCAACGCAGCGCAGAACACGACGGGCGGAGCGACGTCGGCACCGATCACCATCAATGAGACGGGTTCGTCCTTGCTGTATCCGCTGTTCAACGGCCAATGGATTGAAGCGTACAAGTCGGTCGATCCCAACGTCAGCATCACGGCCGCCTCAACCGGGAGCGGAACGGGGATTGCGCAAGCCATCGCCGGAACGGTGCAAATCGGCGCTTCGGATGCGTACCTGTCCGACGCCCAGATGCAGCAGAACCCGTCCATGGTGAATATTCCGCTGGCCATTTCTGCGCAGCAAGTCATGTACAACGTCCCGGGCTTGACGGGGGACCAGCACCTGAAACTGAGCGGCGACGTACTCGCGAACATCTTTTCGGGAAAGGTCAAGTTCTGGGATGACGCGGCCATCACCAGCCTGAACCCGGGTGTGAAACTGCCGCACCAGCAAATCATTCCGGTGCACCGCTCGGATGGTAGCGGCGACACGTTCCTGTTCACGCAGTATCTGTCGGATACCAGCGCGGACTGGAAAAACACGGTTGGCTACGGTACCACGGTGTCCTGGCCGGCCGTTGCGGGCGGCATCGGCGCCAAGGGCAACGACGGCGTCGTTCACGCACTCGCCAGCAACAAGTACAGCATCGGCTATGTGGGCATCAGTTGGCTGGACAAGGCGACTCAGCAAGGCCTGGGCTACGCCGCACTGAAGAACAAGGATGGGAACTTTGTGCTGCCTACGCAGGAGAACATTCAGGCCGCGGCACAGGCCGGGGTGAGCAACGTGCCGGACGACGAGCGGGTATCCCTCATCGACGAGCCGGGCGCCAAGTCGTATCCCATCATCAACTTTGAGTACGCGATTGTGAACACAAAACAGCCGGCCGACATGGCAGCGGCACTCAAGAAGTTCTTGAACTGGGCCATCGATCCGAACGGTGGCAACAAAGACCAATACCTGTCGCCGGTGCACTTCCTGCCACTGCCGGCTCAGATTGAGTCCAAGAGCCAGGCGCAGATCAACAAAATCGGCGGTTGA
- the pstC gene encoding phosphate ABC transporter permease subunit PstC translates to MKRVSPRSKIADQVFLVATGLCASSPILFLLVITGIVVVQSIPSIRLMGWHFLTGVTWDMGSTYGAMTVKNGVSVPAGASYGALPFIVGTLASSVIALLIAVPISVLTAVILAYRVRGVVKSSLSVVVELLAGIPSVVIGLWGIVVLAPWVSSSLGPFLTHFGAIIPFFSGPVGTGLGLLTSGLVLALMVVPIITATTRDLLEQVPVLYREGGTALGMTSWEVVRLICLPYIKEGMIGAVALGWGRAMGETMAVLMVSGSAINYLPHNIYSPISTMAAVIADQLDSAMTDASHMAVHALSELALVLLVLTLLTNLIARLLVNRSRGARRAGVGVKA, encoded by the coding sequence ATGAAACGGGTGAGCCCCCGTTCCAAGATTGCGGATCAAGTGTTTCTGGTCGCTACTGGCCTCTGTGCCAGTAGCCCCATCTTGTTTCTGTTGGTGATTACCGGCATCGTCGTGGTTCAGTCTATACCCAGCATTCGACTGATGGGTTGGCACTTCCTCACCGGTGTAACCTGGGATATGGGGAGCACGTACGGCGCGATGACCGTGAAAAACGGTGTCTCGGTGCCTGCCGGCGCCTCCTATGGCGCTCTGCCGTTTATCGTGGGGACGTTGGCGTCTTCGGTGATTGCGCTGTTGATTGCGGTACCGATCTCGGTGTTGACAGCCGTGATCCTCGCGTATCGGGTCCGAGGGGTTGTGAAATCCTCCCTGTCCGTCGTCGTGGAGCTGCTCGCGGGGATTCCCAGCGTCGTGATTGGGCTGTGGGGCATCGTCGTCCTTGCGCCGTGGGTGTCTTCCTCACTGGGGCCGTTTCTGACCCATTTTGGCGCAATCATTCCGTTTTTCAGCGGCCCGGTGGGCACTGGCCTGGGGCTCTTGACCAGCGGCCTGGTGCTGGCGTTGATGGTTGTGCCGATTATTACGGCCACCACCCGAGACCTGCTGGAGCAGGTCCCCGTGCTGTACCGGGAAGGCGGGACCGCACTGGGCATGACGAGCTGGGAAGTCGTCCGCTTGATTTGCCTGCCCTATATCAAGGAAGGCATGATCGGCGCTGTGGCCTTGGGATGGGGGCGCGCGATGGGGGAAACCATGGCGGTGCTCATGGTCAGCGGCAGTGCCATCAATTATCTGCCCCATAACATCTACAGCCCCATTTCCACCATGGCCGCCGTGATTGCGGATCAACTCGACAGCGCGATGACCGATGCATCTCACATGGCGGTTCACGCCCTGTCCGAACTCGCCCTTGTCCTTTTGGTACTGACGTTGCTGACCAACCTCATCGCACGTCTGTTGGTGAATCGCTCCCGAGGGGCACGACGGGCCGGTGTGGGGGTGAAGGCGTGA
- the pstA gene encoding phosphate ABC transporter permease PstA, giving the protein MTIRSKVRKWRSNLGWGLAWFGTALVLFGLLHLLWTVLSKGITSFRWDMLTTVTHGIAGGLQNAILGTFELILISTIIAAPLGILGGVYVSEFAHTKVASVIRFLTEVLSGVPSIVIGYFGYLLMVLNWGWGFSALAGGIALTIIMLPYILRTTESSLQQVPLAQREGAWALGMTRFQAISRVVWRPAAGGIATGVLMAVAIGMGETAPLLYTAGWSSLNPTWHLTGHQVGYLTYVVWTYIDQPYPEAHALAYSAAFILLVIILLIHVVVRVLVKRATVAEK; this is encoded by the coding sequence ATGACGATCCGCAGCAAGGTGCGCAAGTGGAGATCGAACCTCGGATGGGGTTTGGCGTGGTTCGGCACGGCACTCGTCCTGTTTGGGCTGTTGCACCTCCTCTGGACCGTGCTCTCCAAAGGCATCACGTCGTTCCGATGGGATATGTTGACCACGGTGACGCACGGTATTGCGGGGGGCCTGCAAAACGCCATCCTGGGCACCTTTGAACTGATCCTCATTTCGACCATCATCGCGGCGCCGCTGGGAATCCTGGGGGGCGTGTACGTCTCTGAGTTTGCGCACACCAAGGTCGCCAGCGTGATTCGATTTTTGACCGAAGTGCTCTCCGGGGTTCCGTCCATCGTCATTGGCTACTTCGGGTACCTGCTGATGGTGCTCAACTGGGGCTGGGGGTTCTCCGCTCTGGCGGGCGGCATTGCCCTGACCATCATCATGCTGCCGTATATCCTGCGGACCACGGAATCCAGTTTGCAACAGGTCCCGCTCGCTCAACGGGAAGGGGCGTGGGCGCTCGGGATGACCAGGTTCCAGGCGATCTCCCGGGTGGTTTGGAGACCGGCAGCCGGCGGAATTGCGACCGGCGTACTGATGGCCGTTGCCATCGGCATGGGGGAAACGGCACCGTTGCTGTATACGGCGGGATGGTCCTCCCTGAATCCCACGTGGCACCTGACCGGGCACCAGGTCGGGTATTTGACATACGTGGTGTGGACCTATATCGATCAGCCGTATCCCGAAGCGCATGCACTGGCTTACAGCGCCGCGTTCATCCTGTTGGTGATCATTCTCCTCATCCACGTGGTGGTGCGGGTCCTGGTGAAACGCGCCACGGTGGCGGAAAAATAA
- a CDS encoding nucleotidyltransferase family protein, translated as MGGKNPFMPPIAGIVLAAGASSRMGQPKQLLRLGGRPLVRIAAQTAVQGGVSPVVVVTGSQHAEVSSALSGLPVSVVHNPDYLCGMASSLRLGVAALPAGTEAAMILLGDQPLLPPSLVRALAEAFWAAWSAGSLPLPIVRPRYDGTPGHPVLFPADLFQELMQIEGDQGARGVLQRHPARVHWVDAENPLWALDADTPADWRRIEEAYGTMGRRR; from the coding sequence ATGGGTGGCAAAAATCCCTTCATGCCCCCCATCGCCGGCATCGTGCTGGCAGCCGGGGCATCCTCACGCATGGGACAACCCAAGCAGTTGCTGCGCTTGGGCGGCCGGCCGCTGGTGCGAATCGCAGCGCAGACCGCCGTGCAGGGCGGAGTGTCGCCGGTCGTGGTGGTGACCGGCAGCCAGCACGCAGAGGTCAGCAGCGCCCTGAGCGGTTTGCCGGTGTCTGTTGTGCACAACCCCGACTACCTGTGCGGGATGGCGTCCTCGCTGCGCCTGGGCGTTGCTGCGCTGCCCGCTGGGACGGAGGCCGCCATGATCCTGTTGGGCGATCAACCGCTCCTCCCCCCGTCCCTCGTGCGGGCACTGGCGGAAGCGTTTTGGGCGGCGTGGTCGGCTGGATCCCTTCCCTTGCCGATTGTCCGCCCTCGCTATGACGGCACTCCCGGCCATCCGGTGCTGTTTCCGGCCGACCTGTTCCAGGAACTGATGCAGATCGAGGGCGACCAGGGCGCCCGCGGCGTCCTTCAGCGCCATCCGGCACGCGTTCACTGGGTCGACGCCGAGAATCCCTTGTGGGCACTGGACGCGGACACGCCCGCCGACTGGCGGCGAATCGAAGAGGCCTACGGCACGATGGGGCGACGCCGGTGA
- the moaA gene encoding GTP 3',8-cyclase MoaA has translation MDENRSGTHAAAPGAPQSAASAVVQDQLRRPLRDLRISVTDRCNFRCTYCMPKEVFGPNFAFLPHEQLLTFEEIARLARVFVRAGVRKLRLTGGEPLLRRDIERLIAMLAAIEGVEDLALTTNGSLLTPKKAVALKEAGLRRITVSLDSLRDEVFMALNDVHFPVRKVLDAIEAAAGAGLAPVKVNMVVKRGVNEDDVVEMARHFRGTGHVLRFIEYMDVGNSNGWRMDDVVPAAEILRRIHAEWPIEPVPPEHPGEVATRFRYQDGQGEIGVIASVTQAFCGTCNRARLSADGRLFTCLFAGRGHDLRALLRSGATDDELFDAITGLWRRRDDRYSELRSQATPKRPKVEMSFIGG, from the coding sequence ATGGACGAGAACCGCTCCGGAACCCATGCGGCAGCCCCCGGCGCCCCGCAGAGCGCGGCGAGCGCCGTCGTCCAAGACCAACTGCGAAGGCCGCTTCGTGACCTGCGCATTTCGGTGACCGACCGCTGCAATTTCCGCTGCACCTACTGCATGCCCAAAGAGGTGTTCGGTCCGAATTTCGCCTTTTTGCCGCACGAGCAGTTGTTGACCTTTGAAGAGATCGCACGCCTGGCGCGGGTGTTCGTCCGCGCCGGTGTGCGAAAACTCAGGCTGACCGGGGGTGAACCCCTGTTGCGCCGCGACATCGAGCGCCTCATCGCCATGCTCGCCGCCATTGAGGGCGTCGAGGACCTGGCGTTGACGACCAACGGATCGTTACTCACCCCGAAGAAAGCGGTTGCGCTCAAGGAGGCAGGTCTGCGCCGCATTACGGTGAGCCTCGACTCGCTGCGCGACGAGGTATTCATGGCACTCAATGACGTGCATTTTCCCGTGCGCAAGGTGCTCGACGCCATCGAGGCCGCCGCGGGGGCGGGACTCGCGCCGGTGAAAGTGAACATGGTCGTCAAGCGGGGCGTCAACGAGGACGACGTGGTGGAGATGGCCCGTCACTTTCGCGGCACGGGACACGTGTTGCGCTTCATCGAGTATATGGACGTGGGCAACAGCAACGGATGGCGGATGGACGACGTGGTGCCGGCCGCCGAAATCCTCCGCCGTATTCACGCCGAGTGGCCCATCGAACCGGTTCCTCCGGAGCATCCGGGTGAAGTCGCCACGCGCTTTCGGTACCAGGACGGGCAGGGGGAGATCGGCGTGATTGCGTCGGTCACGCAGGCGTTCTGCGGGACGTGCAACCGTGCCCGCCTGTCGGCGGACGGACGGCTTTTCACCTGCCTGTTCGCGGGGCGGGGACATGACCTCCGAGCCCTGCTGCGCAGCGGGGCGACGGACGACGAGCTGTTCGACGCCATCACCGGCCTGTGGCGCCGGCGCGACGACCGGTATTCGGAACTCCGCAGCCAGGCGACGCCCAAACGGCCGAAGGTCGAAATGTCTTTCATCGGGGGATGA
- a CDS encoding (2Fe-2S)-binding protein, producing MVKHSKVTVTLTVNGVQRTAEVEPRTLLVHFLRDELGLTGTHIGCDTSQCGACTVLLNGDAVKSCTVLAVQAYGAEVTTVEGLGTLEALHPVQAGFWEKHGLQCGFCTPGVMMAAVALLKQNPNPTEEEIREGLEGVLCRCTGYQNIVRAVQYAAQQLASEGEPGEQVAATGGGA from the coding sequence ATGGTGAAACACAGCAAAGTGACGGTGACCCTCACGGTCAACGGTGTCCAGCGCACGGCGGAGGTGGAGCCGAGGACCCTGTTGGTGCATTTTCTGCGTGACGAGCTCGGCCTGACGGGTACGCACATCGGCTGCGATACCAGCCAGTGCGGAGCGTGCACCGTGTTGTTGAATGGCGATGCGGTCAAGTCGTGCACCGTCCTGGCGGTGCAGGCGTACGGCGCCGAGGTGACCACCGTGGAGGGGCTCGGCACGCTGGAGGCATTGCACCCCGTGCAGGCTGGGTTCTGGGAGAAGCATGGCCTGCAGTGCGGCTTCTGCACACCGGGTGTCATGATGGCCGCGGTAGCGCTGCTGAAGCAGAACCCCAACCCCACCGAGGAGGAGATCCGGGAAGGTTTGGAAGGGGTCCTGTGCCGGTGCACGGGCTATCAGAACATCGTCCGCGCGGTGCAGTACGCGGCACAACAGCTGGCGTCCGAAGGAGAGCCGGGCGAACAGGTGGCCGCCACGGGCGGCGGCGCGTGA
- a CDS encoding xanthine dehydrogenase family protein molybdopterin-binding subunit — protein sequence MASVFGAAVKRREDARLITGRGRYTDDVQLPGMLYASILRSPHAHARIKRIDVSAARAASGVVAVFTGQDLAGKMGLIPTAWLPPDSGIRTTAHPALAVDKVRYVGDGVAMVVAEDRYAARDAIDLIRVEYEILPAVVDQEQALEDGAPLVHDDAPGNLAFHWKAGNATDEVFTQAEVVVRQRFRQQRLIPNPMEPRSAVADYNASTGELTMWLTSQNPHIHRLLLSGILGIPEHKLRVVAVDVGGGFGAKIACYPDEALVGFASLQLGRPVKWTEDRRENFMATTHGRDMVLDVELAGTRDGTLTAIRVRNVANMGAYLSTAAPGVPTILFGLIVPGPYRIPYAGVDVRGVFTNTTPTDAYRGAGRPEATYLLERMVDLFAREIGMDPVGVRRRNLIRADEFPYNTAMGLQYDSGNYEQALDKALAMLGYEDFREKQEKLRQQGRYLGVGVTTYVEICGLGPSQVAGAVGFQGGLWESATVRVHPSGKVTAFTGTSPHGQGEETTFAQIVSAKLGVPVEDVEVVHGDTNRIAMGWGTYGSRTTPVGGSALAVAADRVIEKAKKIAAHMLEVAEEDVSFADGVFSVQGAPSRKVTFQEVALQAYLAWNLPPGVEPALEGSAFYDPTNFVYPFGTHICVVEVLPDTGEVKILRYVAVDDPGPVINPMIAEGQVHGGIVQGIGQALWEGALYDEQGQLVSGTFMDYAMPKARFFPMFETAFTETPSPHTPLGVKGIGETGTIAATPTVVNAVIDALAPFGVRDIDMPLTPERVWRAIRNGGDRA from the coding sequence ATGGCGAGTGTGTTTGGAGCGGCGGTCAAACGGCGGGAGGACGCGCGCCTCATCACCGGGCGCGGCCGTTACACGGACGACGTGCAGCTGCCGGGGATGCTGTACGCGAGCATCCTGCGCAGTCCGCACGCGCATGCGCGCATCAAGCGGATCGACGTCAGCGCCGCGAGAGCGGCCAGCGGCGTGGTGGCGGTATTCACCGGCCAGGACCTCGCCGGGAAGATGGGCCTGATCCCGACGGCGTGGCTGCCTCCGGATTCCGGCATTCGCACGACGGCCCACCCGGCCCTCGCGGTGGACAAGGTCCGCTACGTGGGCGACGGCGTGGCGATGGTGGTGGCCGAGGACCGATACGCGGCGCGGGACGCGATCGATCTCATCCGCGTCGAGTACGAGATCCTGCCAGCGGTCGTCGACCAGGAGCAGGCCCTGGAGGACGGGGCGCCGCTGGTGCATGACGACGCGCCGGGGAACCTCGCGTTCCACTGGAAGGCGGGCAATGCGACGGACGAGGTGTTCACCCAGGCTGAGGTCGTCGTCCGGCAGCGGTTCCGCCAGCAGCGCCTGATCCCGAACCCGATGGAGCCGCGCAGCGCCGTGGCCGACTACAACGCCTCGACGGGCGAGCTGACGATGTGGCTGACCTCGCAGAACCCGCACATCCATCGCCTTCTGCTCTCCGGCATCCTCGGGATCCCGGAGCACAAGCTGCGCGTGGTTGCGGTGGACGTCGGCGGCGGGTTCGGCGCCAAGATCGCCTGTTACCCGGACGAAGCGCTGGTCGGCTTCGCGTCTCTGCAGCTCGGGCGCCCGGTCAAATGGACGGAGGACCGGCGGGAGAACTTCATGGCCACCACCCACGGGCGGGACATGGTGCTCGATGTGGAGCTGGCCGGGACGCGAGACGGCACGTTGACCGCCATCCGCGTGCGGAACGTCGCCAACATGGGGGCGTACCTGTCGACGGCGGCACCTGGCGTGCCCACCATCCTGTTCGGGCTCATTGTCCCCGGGCCGTACCGCATCCCGTACGCAGGGGTGGACGTGCGCGGCGTGTTCACCAACACCACCCCGACGGACGCCTACCGCGGGGCGGGGCGCCCGGAGGCCACCTATCTCCTGGAGCGGATGGTGGACCTGTTCGCCCGCGAGATCGGCATGGATCCGGTGGGGGTTCGGCGGCGCAACCTCATCCGGGCCGATGAGTTCCCGTACAACACGGCGATGGGGCTACAGTATGACAGCGGCAATTACGAACAAGCGCTGGACAAGGCGCTGGCCATGCTCGGATACGAAGACTTTCGGGAAAAGCAGGAGAAGCTGCGCCAGCAGGGCCGGTATCTCGGGGTCGGCGTGACCACGTACGTCGAGATCTGCGGCCTTGGGCCTTCCCAGGTGGCGGGCGCCGTGGGCTTCCAAGGGGGGCTGTGGGAGAGCGCCACGGTGCGCGTGCACCCGAGCGGCAAGGTGACCGCCTTCACGGGCACATCCCCGCACGGGCAGGGGGAGGAGACGACGTTTGCCCAGATTGTCTCCGCCAAACTCGGGGTGCCGGTCGAGGACGTCGAGGTGGTCCACGGCGACACGAACCGCATCGCGATGGGGTGGGGGACGTACGGATCGCGCACGACGCCAGTGGGCGGAAGCGCGCTGGCGGTGGCGGCGGACCGCGTGATCGAAAAGGCGAAGAAGATCGCGGCCCACATGCTGGAGGTGGCGGAGGAGGACGTGTCCTTCGCGGACGGGGTGTTCTCCGTCCAGGGGGCGCCCAGCCGCAAGGTGACCTTCCAGGAGGTGGCGCTACAGGCGTACCTGGCTTGGAATCTGCCGCCTGGCGTGGAGCCGGCATTGGAGGGCAGCGCGTTCTACGACCCGACCAACTTTGTCTATCCCTTCGGCACGCACATCTGCGTCGTGGAGGTGCTGCCGGACACGGGTGAGGTGAAGATCCTGCGCTACGTGGCGGTGGACGACCCGGGACCGGTGATCAACCCGATGATCGCAGAGGGGCAAGTCCACGGGGGCATCGTCCAGGGCATCGGGCAGGCGCTGTGGGAAGGCGCGCTGTACGACGAGCAGGGCCAACTGGTCTCGGGGACCTTCATGGACTACGCGATGCCCAAGGCGCGCTTTTTCCCGATGTTCGAGACGGCGTTCACCGAGACACCCTCTCCGCACACCCCGCTCGGCGTCAAGGGCATCGGGGAGACGGGGACGATCGCCGCGACGCCGACGGTGGTCAATGCAGTCATCGACGCGTTGGCACCGTTCGGGGTGCGCGACATCGACATGCCGCTGACGCCGGAGCGCGTGTGGCGGGCGATTCGAAACGGGGGGGATCGGGCGTGA